The following are encoded in a window of Flavobacteriales bacterium genomic DNA:
- a CDS encoding UvrD-helicase domain-containing protein, with protein sequence MFTLLHSGAGAGKTHALVKHYLRHCLSGDDPAAYRHVLALTFTNKAAAEMRARVLRYLKALAAQDTGNKQLEDVMTSLTHAAKCDAVTLARRAEATLGHMLHHWGDVSISTIDAFTRRVVKPFARDLRLDHDLRMTTETDHYLGHAVEQLVAQAGVEPNLTGLLSDACLQLLDDEKGWDPEPPLRELGKQLFREDAIRPLAELGAMDAEAVQRLARRLREQVAGFRKQVQAVGREALELLQKAGVTAEDMAHGTNGIHGWFRKLNLLDVKWDEPGRNTLKPLETGVWHSAKAQPAAKRALETLSGDLTELFHRALELRDAGYRTFLLRDAVARELVTAYALCALGEQLEKAKLEEGVTFFSDLTRKVAEVVRGEPAPFIHERLGARYRHYLIDEFQDTSLLQWGSLLPLIHEALSTGGSALLVGDAKQAIYRWRNGEVRLFRDLPRVFGRDPADEAEAEREATLKRYYQPTPPLDHNYRSASTIVHFNNTLFARLQEGLPEELRAIYADHGQRVVQQREGYVRLERLPADATGDGRERAMLDHMLRQVQMALDDGFAPGDIAVLVRTGSQGRSVAKHMVAQGHAVISPDGLRLGGDPVINLIIDLLRFLHAGEQALAARVIQGQARLLAASDDLFVEPFAGDAGQKDPAARLRRWLISHGSPRLRTTLTALIAQLARAHGISPATDAQMLTLLDEAHQYATRHGQDIGGFLDHWERAGGQRSVAVPAHGRAVQVMTVHKSKGLEFPVVILADSTMGSSPRQAERLWVRPGVSIPELPVALVRDTKPLSEAGLPEIEEEHAMRGLDALNLLYVACTRAVQRLHLLVPERGADVLNKGVLAHMDEHGRDGVLEIGQRMPPWEEDDGTQADMLQDAGGLDGMPSLAIRFEAPEEWDPQDPLAADAQRRHGEVVHAILARIITADDVEAALAQAVGRGELAPSEPDALASQLKEILAAPAMLNWFGAGLQVRNEATLITAEGKALRPDRVVREGDRLRVLDIKTGRRSDRHHEQVREYMRHLGAMGHAGVEGALLYITERELVPVSP encoded by the coding sequence ATGTTCACCCTCCTGCACAGCGGTGCCGGCGCCGGGAAGACCCACGCGCTGGTGAAACATTACCTGAGGCATTGCCTTTCGGGCGATGACCCAGCCGCCTATCGCCATGTGCTGGCCCTCACCTTCACCAACAAGGCCGCGGCGGAAATGCGCGCGCGCGTGCTGCGCTACCTCAAGGCCCTGGCGGCGCAGGACACCGGCAACAAGCAACTGGAGGATGTGATGACCAGCCTGACCCACGCCGCGAAGTGCGATGCGGTCACGTTGGCCCGGCGAGCGGAAGCGACCCTGGGCCACATGCTTCACCATTGGGGAGATGTGTCCATCAGCACCATCGACGCCTTCACGCGCCGGGTGGTGAAGCCCTTCGCGCGCGACCTGCGGCTGGACCACGACCTGCGCATGACCACCGAAACGGACCACTACCTCGGCCACGCCGTGGAGCAATTGGTCGCGCAGGCGGGCGTGGAACCCAACCTAACGGGCCTGCTCTCGGACGCCTGCCTGCAGTTGCTCGACGATGAAAAGGGCTGGGACCCAGAACCGCCCTTGCGCGAACTGGGCAAGCAACTCTTTCGCGAGGATGCCATCCGGCCCCTGGCGGAACTCGGCGCCATGGACGCCGAGGCGGTACAACGGCTGGCGCGGCGGTTGCGCGAACAGGTGGCGGGCTTTCGCAAGCAGGTGCAGGCAGTGGGCCGCGAGGCCTTGGAGCTTCTCCAGAAAGCCGGTGTCACGGCCGAGGACATGGCCCACGGCACGAATGGTATCCATGGCTGGTTCCGCAAACTCAACCTGCTCGATGTCAAGTGGGACGAACCGGGCAGGAACACCTTGAAGCCGTTGGAGACCGGCGTGTGGCACAGCGCCAAGGCCCAGCCTGCAGCGAAGCGTGCGTTGGAGACACTGTCGGGCGACCTGACGGAACTCTTCCACCGCGCGTTGGAACTTCGCGATGCAGGGTATCGAACGTTCCTCCTGCGCGATGCGGTGGCCCGGGAACTCGTCACCGCCTATGCGCTATGCGCTCTGGGAGAGCAACTGGAGAAGGCCAAACTCGAGGAGGGTGTCACCTTTTTCAGCGACCTCACACGCAAAGTGGCCGAGGTGGTGCGGGGTGAGCCGGCGCCCTTCATCCACGAACGCCTCGGCGCGCGATACAGGCACTACCTCATCGATGAGTTCCAGGACACCTCACTGCTGCAGTGGGGTTCCTTGCTGCCCTTGATCCATGAAGCGCTCTCCACCGGCGGCAGCGCATTGCTGGTGGGCGATGCCAAGCAGGCGATCTACCGCTGGCGCAACGGCGAAGTGCGGCTCTTCCGCGACCTGCCCCGCGTCTTCGGACGCGACCCCGCGGACGAGGCCGAGGCCGAGCGCGAAGCGACCCTGAAGCGGTACTACCAGCCGACCCCACCACTGGACCACAACTACCGCTCGGCCTCCACCATAGTGCACTTCAACAACACGCTTTTCGCCCGGCTGCAGGAGGGTCTTCCTGAAGAGTTGCGCGCCATCTATGCGGACCATGGGCAGCGTGTGGTACAGCAACGGGAAGGCTACGTGCGCCTGGAGCGCCTGCCAGCCGACGCGACCGGCGATGGAAGGGAAAGGGCCATGCTGGACCACATGTTGCGCCAGGTACAGATGGCGCTGGATGATGGCTTCGCGCCGGGTGACATCGCCGTGCTGGTCCGCACCGGATCGCAGGGAAGATCCGTCGCCAAACATATGGTGGCGCAAGGCCACGCTGTCATTTCACCGGATGGGCTCCGGCTCGGCGGCGACCCGGTCATCAACCTGATCATCGATCTGCTCCGCTTCCTCCATGCCGGGGAACAGGCCCTGGCCGCACGAGTGATCCAAGGCCAGGCGAGACTGCTGGCCGCCAGCGACGACCTGTTCGTGGAACCCTTCGCTGGCGATGCCGGACAGAAAGACCCGGCCGCTCGGCTCCGACGTTGGCTGATCTCCCATGGATCGCCGCGCCTCCGCACCACACTCACCGCACTCATCGCGCAACTGGCCCGTGCGCATGGCATCAGCCCGGCCACCGATGCGCAAATGCTCACCCTGCTCGATGAAGCGCACCAATACGCCACGCGACATGGACAGGACATCGGCGGTTTCCTGGACCATTGGGAACGTGCCGGTGGGCAGCGCTCCGTCGCGGTTCCCGCGCATGGCCGCGCTGTGCAGGTGATGACCGTGCACAAGTCCAAAGGGTTGGAATTCCCGGTGGTGATCTTGGCGGACAGCACAATGGGTTCCTCGCCAAGACAAGCGGAGCGGCTCTGGGTGCGGCCCGGCGTATCAATACCGGAATTGCCTGTGGCGCTGGTGCGCGACACAAAGCCGTTATCGGAAGCGGGGCTGCCTGAGATCGAGGAGGAACATGCCATGCGCGGACTGGATGCCCTCAACCTGCTCTATGTGGCCTGTACGCGCGCGGTGCAACGGCTGCACCTGCTGGTGCCGGAGCGTGGCGCCGACGTCCTGAACAAGGGCGTGCTCGCCCACATGGATGAACATGGCCGGGATGGCGTGCTGGAGATCGGGCAGCGAATGCCGCCATGGGAGGAAGATGATGGTACCCAGGCGGACATGCTGCAGGATGCGGGCGGCCTGGACGGCATGCCCTCCCTGGCGATCCGCTTTGAAGCACCGGAGGAATGGGACCCGCAAGATCCCCTGGCCGCCGACGCCCAACGCCGGCATGGCGAAGTGGTGCACGCCATCCTCGCGCGCATCATCACCGCCGATGATGTGGAAGCCGCTCTGGCGCAGGCCGTAGGGCGCGGTGAACTGGCCCCGTCGGAACCCGACGCACTGGCCAGCCAGCTAAAGGAAATACTCGCCGCTCCGGCCATGCTCAACTGGTTCGGGGCCGGGTTGCAGGTGCGCAACGAGGCCACGCTCATCACTGCCGAGGGCAAAGCCCTGCGGCCCGATCGGGTGGTGCGGGAAGGCGATCGCTTGCGCGTGCTGGACATCAAGACGGGACGGCGCAGCGACAGGCACCACGAGCAGGTGCGCGAATACATGCGGCACCTCGGCGCCATGGGGCATGCCGGCGTGGAAGGTGCGCTGCTCTATATCACCGAAAGAGAACTCGTTCCCGTTTCGCCATGA
- a CDS encoding GNAT family N-acetyltransferase, translated as MSIHWSLGDIESLGVHGLHEVLRLRTDVFVVEQRCAYAEVDGRDPEALHLLGRDDIGGLVAYARILPPDGNGHPHIGRVVVRADARGHGLARELMLRSIEAVRERFGQVPIAVSAQTYLEAFYAGLGFERQGQDYDWDGIAHVDMLLPA; from the coding sequence ATGAGCATCCATTGGTCCCTCGGCGATATCGAAAGTCTTGGCGTGCATGGCCTGCACGAAGTGCTTCGCTTGCGCACGGACGTGTTCGTGGTGGAGCAACGTTGCGCCTACGCCGAAGTGGATGGACGCGATCCCGAAGCCCTGCATCTGCTCGGCCGCGATGATATCGGCGGGCTGGTGGCCTATGCCCGCATCCTGCCGCCCGACGGGAACGGTCATCCGCACATCGGACGTGTGGTGGTGCGCGCCGATGCGCGTGGACATGGACTGGCACGTGAGCTCATGCTACGTTCCATCGAAGCCGTGCGCGAACGCTTCGGACAGGTGCCCATCGCGGTCTCCGCCCAGACCTATCTCGAAGCGTTCTATGCCGGGCTGGGCTTCGAAAGACAAGGACAGGACTACGACTGGGACGGCATAGCACACGTGGACATGCTGCTGCCCGCGTGA
- a CDS encoding PKD domain-containing protein — protein sequence MGSRLLTLLLTAACVTGLQGAHIIGGEIYYDHLGNNNYQVHLKLYRDCGPGITGFDANVTIGIFNANGGLHSTLSIPFPGEIQIPIVVGNPCLQAPPNLCIATTTYSTVVSLPPTPGGYTLTYQRCCRVPAILNLVNPGAQGLTCTVKIPGTPNSQNSSARFDNYPPIVLCVGEQLVFDHGASDPDGDELVYELCTPYHGGSQFDPAPFPAAPPYAFVPWAAGYNVNNQINSNPAMTVNADNGILTVTPTQIGFYAVGVCVKEYRNGVLLSEGRRDFMFVVVVCDANIVSVVAGQPSGAACLGLTQTFGNNSVNGQFFFWDFGDPTTLADTSNLATPTYTYPAPGSYTVTLIANPGWPCADTSTSVYSVFLPLDPVFEPPEALCGASMTELTATGNFTGAATVTWNLGPTATPSMAQGAIVDVTFQPIGTQDVTVTVSENGCTESFTGQVSVFPIPVAAIGEQTTFCTGLTMQFTNESQGASGYLWDFGDPSSANDNSTATNPNWTYGQTGTYTVTLTADPNGPCPNSTTAVFDVYTDIPISFAEPPIACPGQPVVFTAQGNFGAGTQFVWNFGSGMPAAGTGVTASSSFAEVGVHEVTVDVEANGCEGSYTGTVEIHPFPVADFTSESQACVGAWFAFTDLSEALTPMAYLWDFGDGNTSTASDPVHQYQAPGSYTVTLTVNTTMGCIASDTRIRPDQVVVYPNPIAAFTALPNEVSVFDPVVSIEDFAYDAVSWYYTVDGQTYNSPTFTHFFSDGGQYEIWQYVVSPNGCPDSTLRMVYVSDHIFWAPNAFTPDDDEVNEVWLPTVIGARFYELMIHDRWGRLVFSTDDPKQGWNGADHPQGVYVYTARIKEWGAYSKEYQGHFSLLR from the coding sequence ATGGGCAGCCGTCTCCTCACCCTCCTGCTGACCGCGGCCTGTGTCACTGGCCTGCAGGGTGCCCACATCATCGGCGGGGAGATCTACTACGACCACCTGGGCAACAACAACTACCAGGTCCACCTGAAGCTGTATCGCGACTGCGGCCCGGGCATCACCGGCTTCGATGCCAATGTCACCATCGGGATCTTCAATGCCAATGGAGGCCTGCATTCCACGTTGAGCATCCCTTTTCCCGGCGAGATCCAGATCCCCATCGTGGTGGGCAATCCCTGCCTCCAGGCGCCCCCCAATCTGTGCATCGCCACCACCACCTATTCCACCGTGGTGAGCCTGCCCCCCACACCCGGGGGCTACACGCTCACCTACCAGCGTTGCTGCCGGGTGCCGGCCATCCTCAACCTGGTGAACCCCGGTGCGCAGGGCCTCACCTGCACGGTGAAGATCCCCGGTACGCCCAACAGCCAGAACAGCAGCGCGCGTTTCGACAACTATCCGCCCATTGTGCTGTGTGTGGGTGAGCAACTGGTCTTCGATCACGGTGCCAGCGATCCGGATGGCGATGAACTGGTGTACGAGTTGTGCACGCCGTACCACGGCGGCAGCCAGTTCGATCCGGCACCGTTTCCGGCAGCGCCTCCTTACGCCTTCGTGCCTTGGGCGGCCGGCTACAACGTGAACAACCAGATCAATTCCAACCCGGCCATGACCGTGAACGCCGACAACGGCATCCTCACGGTGACGCCCACGCAGATCGGCTTCTACGCCGTGGGGGTCTGTGTGAAGGAGTACCGCAACGGCGTGCTGTTGAGTGAAGGCCGCCGCGATTTCATGTTCGTGGTGGTGGTATGCGACGCCAACATCGTTTCCGTGGTGGCGGGGCAGCCATCGGGCGCGGCTTGCCTGGGTCTTACACAGACCTTCGGCAACAACAGTGTCAACGGCCAGTTCTTCTTCTGGGACTTCGGCGATCCCACCACGCTGGCCGACACCTCGAACCTGGCCACACCCACCTACACCTATCCCGCACCGGGCAGCTATACCGTCACACTCATCGCCAACCCCGGCTGGCCGTGCGCCGATACTAGCACCTCGGTGTACAGCGTGTTCCTGCCACTCGACCCGGTCTTTGAGCCCCCGGAGGCCTTGTGTGGGGCCTCCATGACCGAACTCACCGCCACGGGCAATTTCACCGGTGCGGCAACGGTGACCTGGAACCTCGGCCCCACGGCCACGCCATCCATGGCGCAAGGCGCAATTGTGGACGTCACCTTCCAACCGATCGGAACTCAGGACGTGACGGTGACAGTGAGCGAGAACGGCTGCACGGAGAGCTTCACCGGCCAGGTCTCGGTGTTTCCGATTCCTGTGGCGGCGATCGGGGAACAGACCACTTTCTGTACGGGACTCACGATGCAATTCACCAACGAGAGCCAGGGCGCATCCGGCTACCTCTGGGACTTCGGCGATCCCAGCAGCGCCAATGACAACTCCACCGCCACGAACCCCAATTGGACCTACGGGCAGACCGGCACCTACACGGTAACGCTCACCGCCGATCCCAATGGACCCTGCCCGAACAGCACCACGGCGGTCTTCGATGTTTACACGGACATCCCGATCTCCTTCGCGGAGCCGCCCATCGCCTGCCCGGGCCAGCCGGTGGTCTTCACCGCGCAGGGCAACTTCGGGGCGGGCACCCAGTTCGTATGGAACTTCGGCTCGGGCATGCCTGCCGCCGGCACCGGGGTCACGGCCAGTTCAAGCTTTGCGGAGGTGGGTGTGCACGAGGTGACCGTGGATGTGGAAGCGAACGGATGCGAGGGCAGCTATACCGGAACGGTGGAGATACATCCCTTCCCTGTGGCCGACTTCACAAGCGAAAGCCAGGCCTGCGTAGGGGCTTGGTTCGCCTTCACCGATCTCAGTGAAGCCCTCACGCCCATGGCGTACCTGTGGGACTTTGGCGACGGGAATACTTCCACGGCGAGCGATCCGGTGCACCAATACCAGGCGCCGGGCAGCTACACGGTGACGCTCACCGTGAATACGACCATGGGCTGCATCGCCAGCGATACGCGCATCCGGCCGGACCAGGTGGTGGTCTATCCGAACCCCATCGCGGCCTTCACCGCCCTGCCCAATGAGGTGAGCGTATTCGATCCCGTGGTGTCAATAGAGGACTTCGCCTACGATGCGGTGAGTTGGTACTACACGGTGGATGGACAGACGTACAACTCGCCCACCTTCACACATTTCTTTTCCGATGGCGGGCAGTACGAGATCTGGCAGTATGTGGTCTCGCCCAACGGCTGTCCGGACAGCACCCTGCGCATGGTCTATGTCTCGGACCATATCTTCTGGGCGCCGAACGCCTTCACGCCCGATGACGACGAGGTGAACGAGGTGTGGCTGCCCACGGTGATCGGTGCGCGTTTCTACGAGTTGATGATCCACGACCGCTGGGGCCGGCTGGTGTTCAGCACCGACGATCCGAAGCAGGGCTGGAATGGCGCCGACCATCCGCAGGGCGTGTATGTCTACACGGCGCGCATCAAGGAATGGGGCGCATATAGCAAGGAGTACCAAGGGCACTTCTCGCTGCTGCGCTGA
- a CDS encoding gliding motility-associated C-terminal domain-containing protein gives MTSMRIRSFFWLSLALATPLRAEHIIGGEIYYDHLGNNNYQVTLTLYRDCNGPGAPFDNFGNITVFGGNGSFVSLVGVPYAGSTFIPVVLDTPCLTLPPNLCVETTSYITILNLPPRPDGYVISFQRCCRKPQIINLVNPGAVGQTCTVTVPGTGAEVNSSPRFNDLPPVAICLNEPLVFDHSATDPDGDQLEYSLVTPFTGGSQATPYPAQSAPPPYIQVPWGPGYSESYQIASNPAIAVDPVTGQLTFTPTLIGDFVVAIAAKEYRNGQLLSVVIRDFLFSVVPCDATVTAAIAPQTEFCTGNLTVQPVNTGIGGQFFHWDFGDPATEADTSNLAAPSWTYAAPGTYTITLIVNPGTVCADTATAVYALYPTPAPFFEVPEPSCGPIEVLFTAEGTFGAGATVNWSFGPGATPPQATGNPAQAAFGTNGVQPVTVTVSENGCTGTYTASVISHPQPTAFFTFEPPSPQPAGANVFFTNGSQGNGASITGLAWWLDNNLAQQGGGTWDWLGATPGTHTITLVVTTADGCTDSYSITYVIIPEDIEIPNVFTPNGDGLNDSFTIVNVQYYENELTIYNRWGQSVFATSNYANQWRAVGVPDGTYYYVLKLGDGREFTGHVTFLR, from the coding sequence ATGACCAGCATGCGGATCCGCTCGTTCTTTTGGCTTTCACTCGCCTTGGCCACCCCTCTCCGGGCCGAGCACATCATTGGCGGGGAGATCTACTACGACCACCTGGGCAACAACAACTACCAGGTGACGCTGACGCTCTACCGCGATTGCAACGGCCCGGGCGCTCCCTTCGACAATTTCGGGAACATCACGGTATTCGGGGGCAATGGCAGTTTCGTGAGCCTCGTAGGTGTCCCCTATGCCGGGAGCACTTTCATCCCGGTGGTACTGGATACGCCCTGTTTGACCCTGCCACCCAACCTGTGCGTGGAGACCACTTCCTACATCACCATTCTCAACCTGCCCCCCAGACCGGATGGCTACGTGATCTCCTTTCAGCGCTGTTGCCGCAAACCCCAGATCATCAACTTGGTGAACCCGGGCGCTGTGGGGCAGACCTGCACGGTCACCGTCCCTGGAACAGGCGCTGAAGTGAACAGCTCCCCACGCTTCAACGACCTGCCTCCGGTGGCGATCTGCCTCAATGAACCGCTCGTGTTCGACCATTCGGCGACGGACCCCGATGGTGACCAGCTCGAGTATTCGCTCGTCACCCCCTTCACCGGTGGCAGCCAGGCCACGCCCTATCCGGCCCAGTCCGCGCCGCCGCCATACATCCAGGTGCCCTGGGGGCCGGGCTACTCGGAGAGCTACCAGATCGCCTCCAACCCCGCCATCGCGGTCGATCCGGTCACGGGGCAACTCACCTTTACCCCCACGCTGATCGGGGATTTCGTGGTGGCGATCGCGGCGAAGGAGTACCGCAACGGTCAGCTCCTGTCGGTGGTGATCCGGGATTTCCTTTTCTCGGTGGTGCCCTGCGATGCCACGGTCACCGCCGCCATAGCGCCGCAGACCGAATTCTGTACCGGCAACCTGACCGTGCAACCTGTGAACACGGGTATTGGCGGGCAGTTCTTCCATTGGGATTTCGGTGATCCCGCCACGGAAGCGGACACCTCGAACCTGGCCGCGCCCTCCTGGACCTATGCCGCTCCGGGCACGTACACCATCACCTTGATCGTGAACCCGGGCACGGTATGCGCCGACACGGCCACGGCGGTCTATGCGCTCTATCCGACACCGGCGCCATTCTTCGAGGTACCCGAGCCCAGTTGCGGCCCGATCGAGGTGTTGTTCACGGCGGAGGGCACGTTCGGTGCAGGCGCCACGGTGAATTGGTCCTTCGGGCCGGGTGCCACACCACCCCAGGCCACCGGTAACCCGGCGCAGGCGGCCTTCGGCACCAATGGTGTTCAACCGGTCACGGTCACCGTGTCGGAGAACGGCTGCACGGGCACCTACACCGCCTCGGTCATTTCCCACCCGCAGCCCACGGCCTTTTTCACCTTCGAGCCGCCATCGCCGCAGCCAGCCGGCGCGAATGTCTTCTTCACCAATGGCAGCCAGGGCAACGGAGCGTCCATCACGGGGCTGGCCTGGTGGCTGGACAACAATCTGGCGCAGCAGGGTGGTGGTACCTGGGACTGGTTGGGTGCCACACCCGGCACACACACGATCACCCTGGTGGTGACCACCGCGGACGGGTGTACGGACAGCTACTCGATCACTTACGTCATCATTCCGGAGGACATCGAGATCCCCAACGTGTTCACGCCGAACGGTGACGGCCTCAACGACAGCTTCACGATCGTGAATGTGCAGTACTACGAGAATGAGCTGACCATCTACAACCGCTGGGGGCAGTCGGTATTCGCGACGAGCAACTATGCCAACCAATGGCGGGCTGTGGGTGTTCCTGATGGTACCTATTACTATGTGCTGAAGCTGGGCGATGGAAGGGAGTTCACCGGTCACGTCACCTTTTTGCGCTGA
- a CDS encoding PD-(D/E)XK nuclease family protein, giving the protein MSAHSPFLERLAGALLAAHPHGLQDVAVVLPGRRAGMVLRKYLAQATGRPQWSPALFDMGSFLEAVSGMRRGGAVELLFMLHAAHREVAGARAQPLDAFLQWAPVTLRDMSEVDQHLLDLDSLYRQLSSYEGIDAWSSRLDGPSAGMERWFGHWLETGALHRAMSERMLAAQVGTAGAVARAAAGKAMGGGITWPWEAVWFAGLNALEPAPTAVVKAIQEAGKAELAWDTDHWYLDDQGQEAGRYLRRSMSALGAGGIPPRDDIRSAARSIDIVAVPDPVAQAAWAAQHITEMTPQERAHTAVVLADEQLLMPLLEALPVDIGPVNVTMGLPLTALPIHGFTECFLDLHAGHAPDIGFRLSDAERLFSHAMVSQGYDAQALISAWRSAGSASLGADRIIAAWATIISPHVDRLTSALRPVADPVMDLPERFQALFSWAMAFAQDDPLRREQLYRMARSQAALDNELKRHAPGPLGMETYMVLRDRLLREERVDLVGEPLSGLQVMGLLETRAIDHAQVVLLGASEGVLPRAEGEQSWIINEVRRSHGLPLHHDREAITAYHVTRLLHAVETLVVAHPADASGEQPGPSRYLAQWAHELPGRSATRISFSTCHAAMPVRRAPGIAVAKQGQVLERLEQLLARGLSPSMLANWLQCPLDFYFAHLMGIQKADELDGRLGSDVLGEAVHHVMEEVYRPWMGVQMEGRVLSDLADRAHDLLVGRLRRTIPNATLQCGQHRLRVEMAAHAMARHARSEAQAVSVRHTVAIALEKVVAGELPNGIRLKGRIDRVEERDGLIHILDLKTGGVDGTALKLKTLGREGIRGEHAQALQLLIYVWAFLQQNPAIPEVSAAIIPLRQHSSADGVPLVVEGDTRIHRNKLPGITDLLVRLVEELRDPALAITHTEGSRWCRACLKD; this is encoded by the coding sequence ATGTCCGCCCATTCTCCCTTCCTGGAACGCCTGGCCGGGGCACTGCTCGCCGCGCATCCCCACGGACTCCAGGATGTGGCCGTGGTGCTGCCCGGGCGTCGTGCGGGAATGGTGCTGCGAAAGTATCTGGCGCAGGCCACCGGCCGGCCGCAATGGAGTCCGGCCCTTTTCGACATGGGAAGCTTCCTGGAAGCGGTCTCCGGAATGCGCCGGGGGGGGGCGGTGGAACTGCTCTTCATGCTGCATGCCGCACATCGCGAGGTGGCCGGTGCCCGGGCACAGCCCTTGGATGCTTTCCTCCAATGGGCGCCGGTGACACTGCGCGACATGAGCGAGGTGGACCAGCACCTGCTGGACCTGGACAGCCTCTACCGCCAGCTTTCCTCCTATGAAGGGATCGATGCCTGGAGTTCCAGGCTGGACGGCCCCAGCGCCGGTATGGAGCGCTGGTTCGGCCATTGGCTGGAAACGGGCGCCCTTCACAGGGCCATGTCCGAACGCATGCTGGCCGCCCAGGTGGGAACGGCCGGTGCCGTGGCCCGTGCGGCGGCCGGCAAGGCCATGGGTGGTGGCATCACCTGGCCATGGGAGGCGGTCTGGTTCGCCGGATTGAACGCCTTGGAGCCGGCGCCCACCGCGGTGGTGAAGGCAATTCAAGAGGCCGGAAAGGCTGAACTCGCCTGGGACACCGACCACTGGTACCTGGACGACCAAGGCCAGGAGGCGGGCCGGTACCTGCGGCGATCCATGTCCGCGCTGGGTGCGGGTGGGATCCCACCGCGCGATGACATCCGCAGCGCAGCAAGATCGATCGATATCGTGGCCGTCCCGGATCCCGTGGCTCAGGCCGCTTGGGCGGCCCAGCACATCACGGAAATGACCCCTCAGGAGCGGGCGCACACCGCCGTGGTGCTGGCCGACGAACAATTGTTGATGCCGCTCCTGGAAGCCCTGCCGGTGGACATAGGCCCGGTCAATGTCACCATGGGCCTGCCGCTCACGGCACTGCCCATCCACGGGTTCACGGAATGTTTCCTGGACCTGCATGCCGGGCATGCGCCGGATATCGGCTTCCGGCTGAGCGATGCCGAACGGCTCTTCTCCCACGCCATGGTGTCCCAGGGCTACGACGCACAGGCGCTCATTTCCGCGTGGCGTTCCGCAGGCAGCGCTTCGCTGGGAGCGGACCGGATAATAGCGGCCTGGGCAACGATCATATCGCCCCATGTCGATCGGCTCACCAGTGCTCTTCGCCCCGTCGCCGATCCGGTGATGGATCTGCCGGAGCGCTTCCAAGCGCTGTTCAGTTGGGCCATGGCCTTCGCCCAGGACGATCCACTGCGTCGCGAGCAGCTCTACCGCATGGCGCGTTCGCAAGCGGCACTGGACAACGAATTGAAACGCCATGCCCCAGGCCCCCTGGGCATGGAGACCTACATGGTCCTGCGTGACCGCCTGCTGCGCGAGGAGCGGGTAGACCTTGTTGGCGAACCATTGAGCGGCCTCCAGGTGATGGGGCTGCTGGAAACCCGTGCCATCGACCATGCGCAAGTGGTCCTGCTGGGCGCATCCGAAGGTGTATTGCCGAGGGCCGAAGGCGAGCAGAGTTGGATCATCAATGAGGTGCGCCGCAGCCATGGTCTGCCCCTGCATCATGACCGGGAGGCCATCACCGCCTACCACGTGACGCGCCTGCTGCATGCGGTTGAAACCCTGGTGGTGGCGCATCCTGCGGATGCCTCCGGCGAGCAACCCGGCCCATCACGCTATCTGGCACAATGGGCCCATGAACTGCCAGGGCGATCGGCGACCCGGATATCCTTCAGCACCTGTCATGCCGCCATGCCGGTGCGCCGTGCCCCCGGCATCGCGGTGGCCAAACAGGGCCAGGTCCTGGAAAGGTTGGAACAGTTGCTGGCCAGGGGACTCTCACCCTCCATGCTCGCCAATTGGCTCCAGTGCCCCTTGGACTTCTACTTCGCCCACCTCATGGGCATCCAGAAGGCCGATGAGCTTGACGGCCGCTTGGGCAGCGATGTGTTGGGCGAAGCTGTGCATCACGTCATGGAGGAGGTCTATCGTCCTTGGATGGGTGTCCAAATGGAAGGTCGGGTGCTAAGTGATCTGGCGGACCGTGCCCACGATCTGCTTGTCGGCCGGCTGCGCCGCACGATCCCCAATGCCACCCTGCAATGTGGGCAGCACCGGCTACGCGTCGAAATGGCCGCCCATGCCATGGCGCGCCATGCTCGTTCCGAGGCGCAAGCCGTCTCCGTGCGACATACGGTCGCCATCGCTTTGGAAAAGGTGGTGGCCGGGGAGTTGCCGAACGGGATCCGGCTCAAGGGCAGGATCGATCGTGTGGAGGAACGTGATGGACTCATCCACATCCTGGATCTCAAGACCGGTGGCGTGGATGGGACCGCGCTGAAGTTGAAGACCTTGGGGCGAGAAGGCATCCGAGGGGAACATGCGCAAGCCTTGCAGCTCCTCATCTACGTCTGGGCTTTCCTGCAACAGAACCCCGCGATCCCGGAGGTATCCGCGGCCATCATTCCATTGCGCCAGCACTCTTCGGCCGATGGGGTACCCTTGGTGGTGGAAGGCGACACACGTATCCACAGGAACAAGCTGCCGGGTATCACGGACCTGCTGGTGCGTCTGGTGGAGGAATTGCGCGATCCGGCACTGGCCATCACCCACACCGAGGGAAGCCGTTGGTGCCGTGCCTGCTTGAAGGATTGA